Below is a window of Fluviibacter phosphoraccumulans DNA.
TCGAAATTTTTGAAGTTTGGATGAAACTTTTCGATGGTAGTGGGGAGGTGGAGCGCTGTCAATGCGCAAAGCAACCAAATCTGTGCTGAAATACCGTTATGTCTTCTCATGCATCCGTGCCGGCATTTCGGCCACTCTATCGCCAGATACAAGATCTGATTGTGCAAGCCCTTGCCGACAAGGAATGGCTGCCCGGGGAAATGATTCCTAGTGAGATGGATCTGGCCGCGCGTTTTGAAGTCAGTCAGGGGACAGTGCGTCGCGCCATTGATGAACTGGCGGCCGAGAATCTGCTGGTGCGTCGCCAGGGTAAAGGCACGTTTGTCGCCACGCACGCTGATCCGCGGGCTTTTTTCCGGTTTCTGCGGTTGGTGCCGGATGAGGGCGGTGTGCCGCGCTCGCGCAGTGAGCCGCTGGAGTGCCAGACACTCCGTGCCGGGCAGGAAGTCGCCAAAGCGTTGTCGATTCCGTATGGGGACCCGGTGATTCAGCTGCGCCGGATTCTGCGTTTAGATAGCAAGCCGATGGTGGTGGACGAAATTTATTTGCCGGCGGATCTGTTTCCGGATCTGACACTGGATCAGCTCAAGGCATCGGATCGATCGCTTTATACCTTGTTTGAGTCTTTGTTTGGTGTGCGCATGGTTCGGGCAGAAGAGAAGATTCGTGCGGTCGCTGCTGATCCGGTCGCCGCGCAGCTGCTTGATCTGGAAGTGGGCACCCCATTGCTCAGCGTCGAACGCACTGCGTTTACCTATGGGGATCGTGCCGCCGAATGGCGTCGCGGTTTGTATTCCACGGTAAATCATCACTATTTCAATGAGTTGGGTTAAAACAATGCGTTGATACGCCGCACTAATTTTGTGCGGCAGCTTGTTCGATTAAAAAAAGCTTAAGAAAACCCGTTGCAGGGGGCTTCCAAGGTTCACAGCTTCAGCTACAATCACACGCTCTAGGTAGTCTTGATCGAAGGAAAACACATGACAGAGTTAGCCATCAAGAAGAAGCAGCGTCCAAAGAATCTGGACCTGAAAACGATCCGTCTGCCCCTGCCGGGCAAAGTCTCCATCCTGCATCGCGTTAGTGGCGTTGGCCTATTTCTGTGCCTTCCGCTCATTCTGGCGCTGTTCCAGTGGAGCCTGAGTGACGGTGGTTTTGAATGCGTTCAAGCCGTTGTAGCAAACCCGATTGGCAAGCTCGTCTTGTTGGGTCTGATCTGGGCTTATCTGCATCATTTCTGTGCGGGCATCCGCTTTCTGCTGCTCGACTGGCATATTGGCATTGATCTGCCATCTGCCCGCAAGTCGGCCGGCCTGGTGCTGATCGTCAGCCTGACGCTCACCGCTGTTATTGGGGGGACTCTGCTGTGGTAATGAAACGTAATGTTGTCGGGGCCCACTACGGCCTCACTACCTGGATCGCCCAGCGCGCTACGGCGGTGCTGATGGCTATTTATACCGTCATCTTCCTGGTTGCCGTGCTGGCTGTTCAGCCGGGTACCGCCGATGCCTGGCGCGGTATCTTCGCCAACGGCTTCATGAAGTTCGTGACGTTCCTGTTCTTCCTGAGCCTCTTTTACCACGCATGGATTGGTATCCGTGACCTGTGGATGGACTACATTAAGCCGACCGGCGTTCGTCTGTCGCTGCATGTCCTGACTATCGCTGTGCTGATCGGCTACGCCGGTTGGGCCAGCAAGATTCTGTGGAGCCTGTAAAGATGAGCATCCCTGTACATAAGTATGATGTCGTAATCGTTGGTGCCGGTGGTTCTGGTTTGCGCGCTGCGCTCCAGGTTGCTGAGGCTGGTCTGAAGACCGCAGTGCTGACCAAGGTGTTCCCGACCCGTTCGCACACCGTTGCGGCGCAGGGTGGCGTTGCTGCCCCGCTGGGTAATGTGAACGAAGACCACTGGATGTGGCACATGTACGACACCGTTAAGGGTTCGGACTGGCTGGGCGACCAAGACGCCATCGAATTCATGGTGCGTAAAGCCACCGAGTGTGTCGTTGAACTTGAACACTACGGCATGCCGTTTGACCGTCTGGACAACGGCAAGATTTATCAGCGTCCGTTCGGCGGTCACTCGCAGAACTTTGGCGAAAAGCCGGTGAACCGTTCCTGTGCTGCCGCTGACCGTACCGGTCACGCCATGCTGCACGCCATGTATCAGCGTAACGTTCGTGCCAACACCCAGTTCTTCGTGGAGTGGATGGCGCTGGATCTGATTCGTGATGATTCGGGTGCCGTGATCGGTGTGACTGCGCTGGATATGGAAACCGGCGAAGTGTCGATTTTCCACGCCAAGGCTGTGGTCTTCGCCACCGGCGGTGCGGGTCGTATTTATGCCTCGTCGACCAATGCCTTCATCAATACGGGTGACGGTCTGGGTATGGCTGTGCGTGCTGGTATTCCGCTGGAAGACATGGAATTCTGGCAGTTCCACCCAACCGGTGTGGCCGGTGCGGGTGTGCTGATTACCGAAGGTGTGCGCGGTGAGGGCGGTATCCTCCGTAACGCCGATGGCGAGCGTTTCATGGAACGCTATGCCCCGAACCTGAAGGATCTGGCTTCACGCGATATCGTTTCGCGTGCTATGGCGACCGAAATCAAAGAAGGCCGCGGCTGTGGTCCGAACAAGGACTACGTCCTGCTCGACATTACCCACCTGCCGCCAGAGACGATCATGAAGCGTCTGCCTGGTATCCGTGAAATTGCGATTGAATTCGCCGGTGTGGATCCGATCCAGACGCCGATTCCGGTGGTGCCGACCTGTCACTATCAGATGGGTGGTATTCCGACGAACTATCGTGGTGAAGTGGTTGTGCCGCAAAACGGTAACCACAGCACACCAGTTACGGGCTTTTATGCGGCGGGTGAGTGTGCCTGTGCGTCGGTGCACGGCGCCAACCGCCTGGGTACGAACTCGCTGCTTGATCTGCTGGTCTTTGGTAAGTCGGCGGGTGAATCGGTGGTTGAAGCGATCAAAAATGGTTTGCCACTGCGTCCACTGCCAGATAACGCTGCTGCGGCATCGCTGGCTCGCGTTAAGCGTATCGATGCACAGGAAAACGGTGAAAGCATGTATGACGTGCGCGCCGCGATGCAGCGTGTGATGCAGGCCAATGCCGGCGTGTTCCGTTTTGGCGAAGACATGAAGCAGGGCGTCAAGGAAATTCTGGAAATTGCCGAGCGCGTCAAGAAGGTTGGCATCATGGACAAGTCGATGGTGTTCAACACGGCACGTGTCGAAGCCCTGGAACTGGAAAACCTGATCGAAGTCGCTAAGGCCACCATGATCTCCGCCGAAAACCGCAAGGAGTCGCGCGGCGCCCACGTACGTGACGATGCACCGGATACGCCGGAACATCCGAACGGCCGTGACGATCCTAATTGGCTCAAGCACACCCTGTGGTTCGGCAGTGACAACCACATTGAGTACAAGCCAGTGAATCTGACGCCGCTGACGGCCCCGTCGGTTGAGCTGAAGACGCGTACCTACTAATCCGGAGGATAGAAATATGACTATGCGTACTGTGCATTTCAAGGTGTACCGCTACGATCCGGACAAGGACGACGCGCCGTACATGCAAGACATTTCGGTAGAGCTCGAAGCCAGCGACAAGAAGCTGCTCGACGCGCTGATCAAACTGAAGGCCAAGGACGATCTGATTTCGTTCCGCCGTTCGTGCCGTGAAGGCGTTTGTGGCTCCGATGCCATGAACATCAACGGTAAGAACGGTCTGGCCTGTCTGACTGACGTCGACAGCCTGAAGCAGCCGATTGTGCTGCGTCCGCTACCGGGTCTGCCCGTCATTCGCGATCTGATCGTTGATATGACGCAGTTCTTCAAGCAATATCACTCGATCAAGCCGTACCTGATCAACAACGATCCGGCGCCAGAGCGCGAGCGTCTGCAATCGCCAGAAGATCGTGAAGAGCTGAATGGTCTGTACGAGTGCATTCTGTGCGCCTGCTGCTCGACCTCGTGTCCGTCGTTCTGGTGGAATCCGGACAAGTTTGTCGGCCCGGCCGGTCTGCTGGCCGCATACCGCTTTATCGCCGATACGCGCGATCAGGCCACGAACGAGCGTCTGGACAACCTGGATGATCCGTACCGTCTGTTCCGTTGCCATACCATCATGAACTGTGTTGATGTCTGTCCGAAGGGTCTGAACCCGACGAAGGCCATCGGCAAGATCAAAGACATGATGGTGCGTCGCGCCGTTTAAGCGCGAATTATCGAACAAGGAAGCGGCTCAGTATGGAACTCCATGAACTCAACAAGTTGCGTTGGCACTGTACGCGTCGCGCGCTACTTGAGCTGGATATCACGCTCGGCCGCTTTCTCGATAACGGCTTTAATCAGCTGACGGAATCCCAGGTGAAAACCTTTGTCGACCTGGTGGCCATGGAAGATCATGACCTCTGGGCGCTCCTTAGTGGCAAGGTCGATGCAGAAGATCCTGCGGAAATCGAAGTCATTGCGGCTATCCGTAAGCACTGAGTAAGGCTCGCCGTTTACGTTGTCAACATGTGCCAGCGTTAGTGGCAAAAAAGAATTGCAAGCTGTATCGACCGTCACGTGTCACTGTCTATCACCTCATTTTTTTGGGACGATTCAAATGAGCGAACGTAAAGCCACACTCCAGATTACAGGTCAGGAAGCCGTTGATTTTCCGATTATGGTCGGTACGCATGGTAACGATGTTATCGACATCCGTTCCCTGGGCGGCAAGACCGGTCTGTTTACCTATGATTCCGGCTTCCTGTCGACTGCCAGCTGCCAGTCGAAGGTGACCTACATTGACGGTGATAAGGGTGAGCTGCTCTATCGCGGCTACCCCATCGAACAACTGGCCGAACAGTGCAACTTCCTGGAAGTGGCCTATCTGCTGAAGAATGGCGAATTGCCAAACAAGCAGCAAAAAGTGGGTTTTGAAGACACGATCAAGAATCACACCATGGTTCATGACCAGATCACGCGCTTCTTTAACGGTTTCCGTCGCGATGCGCACCCAATGGCTGTGATGGTCGGTGTGGTCGGTGCGCTGTCTGCCTTCTATCACCACGGTGAAGATTATTCGAAGCCTGAAGTACGTAGCGTTGCCTTCAATCGCATCATCGCCAAGATGCCGACGATTGTTGCCATGACCTACAAGTATTCGATGGGTCAGCCGTTCATGTACCCACGCAATGATCTGGATTACACCTCGAACTTCATGCAAATGATGTTCGGCACCCCGTGCGAAGAGTACAAGCCGAACCCGGTGCTGGTACGTGCGCTGGACATCATCTTTACGCTGCATGCCGATCACGAGCAGAATGCTTCGACCTCGACCGTGCGTCTGGCCGGTTCGTCGGGTGCCAACCCGTTCGCCACGATGGCAGCCGGTATTGCCTGTCTGTGGGGACCGGCACACGGCGGCGCCAATGAAGCTTGTCTGAACATGCTGGAAGAAATCGGTGACGTGTCACGCGTGCCGGAATTCATTGCCCGCGCCAAGGACAAGAACGATAGCTTCAAGCTGATGGGCTTCGGTCACCGAGTGTACAAGAACTTCGACCCACGCGCCAAGCTGATGCGTAAGGTCTGCTACGACGTGCTGACTGAAATGGGTCTGGAAAACGACCGTCTGTTCAAGCTGGCGATGGAACTGGAAAAGATTGCGCTGGAAGATCCATACTTCGTCGAGAAGAAGCTCTACCCGAACGTGGACTTTTACTCGGGTATCGTGCAAAAAGCCCTGGGTATTCCAACCGATATGTTCACGTGTATCTTCGCCCTGGCACGTACCGTGGGCTGGATGACGCAGTGGGAAGAAATGATTACCGATCCGGAATACAAGATCGGCCGTCCACGTCAGCTGTACATCGGTGCAGCCCGTCGTGATGTGTCTGCGCTCGACAAGCGTAGCTAATCATTAATCGTCTGTGATACTCCGGAAGGGGGCGGCTAGGCCGCCCTTTTCCACAATAAGCGGCGTGTGCAGTTGCAGCATTTGCTTAAAAGAATTCAGTCGTTGCGTAGTCAACACACCAGGGGACGAGAGCCTGCGGGTTCTCAAAACTTATAAGATCAACCGAAAACGGTGACAAACATGATGAAGGAAAAATTCGGGAACTCCTACCTGTTCGGTGGTAACGCCCCGTTTGTGGAAGAACTGTACGAAGCTTGGCTGGAAAATGCCGCTTCTGTACCGGAATCCTGGAATCAGTATTTTGCAGATCTGGCACGTCAGCCGGGTGCTGTTGCCCGTGACGTTGCCCATGCACCGGTCATTGCTGCGTTTGAAGCGCTGGGCAAAAACGGCGGTTTCCGTCCGACAGCTGCGGCTGCTGGCGGTGATGTGCAAAAGAGCATGGCCGTTGAACAGCTGATCAATGCCTACCGCTTTAATGGTCACCAACGTGCTGATCTGGATCCGCTGAAGCGTGATCTGCGTCCGCAAATCGCGGACCTGGATCCGAAGACGTATGGTCTGACCGACGCCGATATGTCGCGCAGCTTCGACACCGGTGATTTCAAGGTGGGATCGGGTCAGACGGCACCGCTCAACCAGATTATTGACGCCCTGAAGCAGACGTATTGCCACCATGTGGGTGTCGAATACATGTACATGACTTCTTACGAAGAGAAGAAATGGCTACAGGCACGTATCGAACCGAATCGCGGTCAAGCGGCCTACTCGGCAGAAGAAAAGAAACGTTTCCTGGAGCGCCTGACGGCTGCTGAAACCCTTGAGCGATACCTGCATACCCGTTATGTCGGACAGAAGCGCTTCTCGCTGGAAGGTGGCGAAGCCCTGATTCTGTCGATGGATGAACTGATCCGCGTCTCTGGCAACATGGGCGCCAAAGAAATCGTTATCGGCATGGCGCACCGTGGTCGTCTGAACGTGCTGGTTAACACCCTGGGCAAACCGCCTTCAGTCTTGTTTGCCGAATTTGAAGGCAAGAAGAAGGTTGACCTCGGCTCGGGTGACGTGAAGTACCACATGGGTTATTCGTCGGATGTTGGTACGCCAGGCGGCCCCGTGCACCTGACGCTGGCATTCAATCCGTCGCACCTAGAAATCGTTAACCCGGTGGTTGAGGGCTCGGTGTTTGCCCGTCAGTTCCGCATCGGCGAAAATGGCAAGAACGAAATCATTCCTGTACTGATCCACGGCGATGCCGCTGTAATCGGTCAGGGCTGTAACCAGGAAATGCTCAACTTTGCGCAGACACGCGGTTACGGTACGGGCGGTACGATTCACATCGTCGTGAATAACCAGATTGGTTTCACGACCTCAGATCCACGTGACTACCGTTCCGGTTTCTACTGTACCGATATCTTCAAGATGTCAGATTCGCCAATCTTCCACGTGAATGGTGATGATGCCGAAGCGGTGGCGATGGTGACGCGTTTGGCGGTTGAATACCGTCAGACCTTCAAGAAAGATGTCGTCATTGATATCTTCTGTTTCCGTAAACTGGGTCACAACGAACAAGATGAGCCGATGGTCACCCAGCCGCTCATGTACAAGAAAGTTGCTGCACACCCGGGTAGTCGCAAGGTCTATGCTGACCAGCTGATTGCCGCAGGAGTGGTTGCTCCCGATGCGCCGGATGGCATTATCAAGAGCTTCCGTGAGCATCTGGATCGCGGCGAATTGCTGTCCAACCCAGTGATTTCTGACTACAAGCGTAAGAATGCCCAAGACTGGCGTCCGTTTTCGAGCAAGCAGTACATCGAAACGGCCAACACCAAGGTGCCTGCCAAGGAACTGAAGCGTTTGGGTCTGAAGCTGGCCGAGCTGCCAGAAGGCTTTGTGCCGCATTCGCGCGTTAAGAAAATCATCGACGATCGTCGTGCCATGGCTGAAGGCAAGCTGCCGGTCGACTGGGGCATGGGCGAGAATCTGGCCTACGCTACCTTGCTGGCTGAAGGTTATGGCATCCGTATCTCGGGTGAAGACGTTGGTCGCGGTACGTTCTTTCACCGTCATGCCACCATTCACGATCAGAATCGCGAAAGCTGGGATGCGGGGAGCTATCAACCCTTGGCTCATCTGCAGGCGGATCAGGGTTCATTCCAGTGTTACGAATCGGTGCTGTCGGAAGAGTCCGTACTGGCCTTCGAATATGGTTATGCCACCGCTGAGCCGAACCAGCTGGTCGTTTGGGAAGCCCAGTTTGGTGACTTCGTGAACGGCGCCCAAGTGGTGGTCGACCAGTTCATCGCCTCGGGTGAAACCAAATGGGGTCGTGGCTGTGGTTTAGTGATGCTGCTGCCTCACGGTTACGAAGGTCAGGGCCCGGAGCACTCTTCGGCCCGTCCCGAACGTTTCATTCAGCTGTGCGCTGAAATGAACATGGAAGTGTGTGTGCCATCGAACGCCAGCCAGATCTACCATGTGCTGCGTCGTCAAATGGTGCGCAAACAGCGTAAGCCGCTGGTCATCATGTCGCCGAAGTCGCTGCTGCGTAACAAGGATGCCAGCTGCTCGATGGATGAACTGTCGAAGGGTGAGTTCCAGCGCGTGATTGGCGAAGTAGACGATCTGAACCCAGCCAAGGTGACCCGTGTCATCCTGTGCTCGGGCAAGGTTTACTACGACCTGCTCAATGCTCGCCGTGAGCAGAAAGCAGATCACATCGCCATCGTCCGTATCGAACAACTCTATCCGTTCCCGGAAGAGTCGTTCAAGAACGAACTGGCGAAGTTCCCGAAGGCCACCGAAATCGTCTGGTGCCAGGAAGAGCCGCGTAACCAGGGTTTCTGGTACTGGTTCGCTTCCCGTCAGCATCTGGCCCGTTCGATGGGTCCGAAACAA
It encodes the following:
- a CDS encoding GntR family transcriptional regulator → MSSHASVPAFRPLYRQIQDLIVQALADKEWLPGEMIPSEMDLAARFEVSQGTVRRAIDELAAENLLVRRQGKGTFVATHADPRAFFRFLRLVPDEGGVPRSRSEPLECQTLRAGQEVAKALSIPYGDPVIQLRRILRLDSKPMVVDEIYLPADLFPDLTLDQLKASDRSLYTLFESLFGVRMVRAEEKIRAVAADPVAAQLLDLEVGTPLLSVERTAFTYGDRAAEWRRGLYSTVNHHYFNELG
- the sdhC gene encoding succinate dehydrogenase, cytochrome b556 subunit, with amino-acid sequence MTELAIKKKQRPKNLDLKTIRLPLPGKVSILHRVSGVGLFLCLPLILALFQWSLSDGGFECVQAVVANPIGKLVLLGLIWAYLHHFCAGIRFLLLDWHIGIDLPSARKSAGLVLIVSLTLTAVIGGTLLW
- the sdhD gene encoding succinate dehydrogenase, hydrophobic membrane anchor protein; this translates as MKRNVVGAHYGLTTWIAQRATAVLMAIYTVIFLVAVLAVQPGTADAWRGIFANGFMKFVTFLFFLSLFYHAWIGIRDLWMDYIKPTGVRLSLHVLTIAVLIGYAGWASKILWSL
- the sdhA gene encoding succinate dehydrogenase flavoprotein subunit yields the protein MSIPVHKYDVVIVGAGGSGLRAALQVAEAGLKTAVLTKVFPTRSHTVAAQGGVAAPLGNVNEDHWMWHMYDTVKGSDWLGDQDAIEFMVRKATECVVELEHYGMPFDRLDNGKIYQRPFGGHSQNFGEKPVNRSCAAADRTGHAMLHAMYQRNVRANTQFFVEWMALDLIRDDSGAVIGVTALDMETGEVSIFHAKAVVFATGGAGRIYASSTNAFINTGDGLGMAVRAGIPLEDMEFWQFHPTGVAGAGVLITEGVRGEGGILRNADGERFMERYAPNLKDLASRDIVSRAMATEIKEGRGCGPNKDYVLLDITHLPPETIMKRLPGIREIAIEFAGVDPIQTPIPVVPTCHYQMGGIPTNYRGEVVVPQNGNHSTPVTGFYAAGECACASVHGANRLGTNSLLDLLVFGKSAGESVVEAIKNGLPLRPLPDNAAAASLARVKRIDAQENGESMYDVRAAMQRVMQANAGVFRFGEDMKQGVKEILEIAERVKKVGIMDKSMVFNTARVEALELENLIEVAKATMISAENRKESRGAHVRDDAPDTPEHPNGRDDPNWLKHTLWFGSDNHIEYKPVNLTPLTAPSVELKTRTY
- a CDS encoding succinate dehydrogenase iron-sulfur subunit codes for the protein MTMRTVHFKVYRYDPDKDDAPYMQDISVELEASDKKLLDALIKLKAKDDLISFRRSCREGVCGSDAMNINGKNGLACLTDVDSLKQPIVLRPLPGLPVIRDLIVDMTQFFKQYHSIKPYLINNDPAPERERLQSPEDREELNGLYECILCACCSTSCPSFWWNPDKFVGPAGLLAAYRFIADTRDQATNERLDNLDDPYRLFRCHTIMNCVDVCPKGLNPTKAIGKIKDMMVRRAV
- a CDS encoding succinate dehydrogenase assembly factor 2: MELHELNKLRWHCTRRALLELDITLGRFLDNGFNQLTESQVKTFVDLVAMEDHDLWALLSGKVDAEDPAEIEVIAAIRKH
- the gltA gene encoding citrate synthase; translation: MSERKATLQITGQEAVDFPIMVGTHGNDVIDIRSLGGKTGLFTYDSGFLSTASCQSKVTYIDGDKGELLYRGYPIEQLAEQCNFLEVAYLLKNGELPNKQQKVGFEDTIKNHTMVHDQITRFFNGFRRDAHPMAVMVGVVGALSAFYHHGEDYSKPEVRSVAFNRIIAKMPTIVAMTYKYSMGQPFMYPRNDLDYTSNFMQMMFGTPCEEYKPNPVLVRALDIIFTLHADHEQNASTSTVRLAGSSGANPFATMAAGIACLWGPAHGGANEACLNMLEEIGDVSRVPEFIARAKDKNDSFKLMGFGHRVYKNFDPRAKLMRKVCYDVLTEMGLENDRLFKLAMELEKIALEDPYFVEKKLYPNVDFYSGIVQKALGIPTDMFTCIFALARTVGWMTQWEEMITDPEYKIGRPRQLYIGAARRDVSALDKRS
- a CDS encoding 2-oxoglutarate dehydrogenase E1 component, yielding MMKEKFGNSYLFGGNAPFVEELYEAWLENAASVPESWNQYFADLARQPGAVARDVAHAPVIAAFEALGKNGGFRPTAAAAGGDVQKSMAVEQLINAYRFNGHQRADLDPLKRDLRPQIADLDPKTYGLTDADMSRSFDTGDFKVGSGQTAPLNQIIDALKQTYCHHVGVEYMYMTSYEEKKWLQARIEPNRGQAAYSAEEKKRFLERLTAAETLERYLHTRYVGQKRFSLEGGEALILSMDELIRVSGNMGAKEIVIGMAHRGRLNVLVNTLGKPPSVLFAEFEGKKKVDLGSGDVKYHMGYSSDVGTPGGPVHLTLAFNPSHLEIVNPVVEGSVFARQFRIGENGKNEIIPVLIHGDAAVIGQGCNQEMLNFAQTRGYGTGGTIHIVVNNQIGFTTSDPRDYRSGFYCTDIFKMSDSPIFHVNGDDAEAVAMVTRLAVEYRQTFKKDVVIDIFCFRKLGHNEQDEPMVTQPLMYKKVAAHPGSRKVYADQLIAAGVVAPDAPDGIIKSFREHLDRGELLSNPVISDYKRKNAQDWRPFSSKQYIETANTKVPAKELKRLGLKLAELPEGFVPHSRVKKIIDDRRAMAEGKLPVDWGMGENLAYATLLAEGYGIRISGEDVGRGTFFHRHATIHDQNRESWDAGSYQPLAHLQADQGSFQCYESVLSEESVLAFEYGYATAEPNQLVVWEAQFGDFVNGAQVVVDQFIASGETKWGRGCGLVMLLPHGYEGQGPEHSSARPERFIQLCAEMNMEVCVPSNASQIYHVLRRQMVRKQRKPLVIMSPKSLLRNKDASCSMDELSKGEFQRVIGEVDDLNPAKVTRVILCSGKVYYDLLNARREQKADHIAIVRIEQLYPFPEESFKNELAKFPKATEIVWCQEEPRNQGFWYWFASRQHLARSMGPKQHLLLVSRPAAASPAVGYLAKHNEQHKTLIESALGKIEY